The following are encoded in a window of Brevibacillus ruminantium genomic DNA:
- a CDS encoding vWA domain-containing protein — MRTWGSVDDSGSDLANNEGETGIALKKSAESDENSSDSASDDSNVTESSDLGENGLPMVHQANPDPKSVDAKQKERDFRKKLNRDAREIVSESIHKGVKLIVHRPEYNPENKQEYIALSKELMPVVREIARKTLPLLEHEVSSKFARNHYYGTKFQAESVAYRDYKYFAKKLPPTESPSLVVGLRIDESASMAAFGRLEAAKRAVIAVYEFCQICKIPILIYGDTADVSKMEQMSLFAYADFNNADSHDRFRLMNIRARSNNRDGMALRILAEKLVAAPQETKLLISLSDGQPKAMDNYTGVYAAQDMQQTIAEYERKGIAFLAAAIGQDKDVIQQIYGNERFLDISDLNEFPAKLVRIIARYL, encoded by the coding sequence ATGAGAACTTGGGGAAGTGTAGATGATTCGGGCTCTGATCTTGCCAACAATGAAGGAGAAACAGGGATTGCTTTGAAAAAGTCCGCTGAAAGTGATGAAAACTCATCTGACAGTGCTTCCGATGATTCTAATGTAACGGAAAGCTCGGATTTGGGAGAGAATGGATTGCCGATGGTTCATCAGGCAAATCCTGACCCAAAGTCGGTGGATGCGAAGCAAAAAGAACGTGATTTCCGGAAAAAGCTGAATCGAGATGCGCGGGAGATTGTGTCCGAATCGATTCATAAAGGGGTAAAGCTGATTGTGCACCGTCCGGAATACAATCCGGAAAATAAACAGGAGTATATCGCCTTAAGCAAGGAGCTAATGCCTGTCGTAAGGGAAATCGCCAGAAAAACGCTTCCGTTGTTGGAGCATGAGGTATCTTCTAAATTTGCGAGAAATCATTATTACGGTACCAAATTTCAAGCAGAAAGCGTAGCTTACCGGGATTACAAGTATTTTGCCAAGAAACTCCCTCCGACGGAATCTCCCTCCCTAGTGGTAGGCCTGAGAATTGATGAATCAGCATCGATGGCGGCATTCGGGAGATTGGAGGCAGCAAAACGCGCGGTAATTGCGGTATATGAATTTTGTCAAATTTGTAAGATCCCCATTTTGATCTACGGTGATACAGCCGATGTGTCCAAGATGGAGCAAATGTCGCTATTTGCGTATGCTGATTTTAATAACGCGGATTCCCATGATCGATTCAGGCTCATGAACATACGTGCAAGAAGTAATAACCGAGATGGCATGGCGCTTAGAATCCTTGCGGAGAAGCTAGTGGCTGCTCCTCAAGAGACAAAGCTATTGATCAGTTTAAGCGACGGACAACCCAAGGCTATGGACAACTATACCGGAGTTTATGCGGCCCAAGACATGCAACAAACGATAGCTGAATATGAACGGAAAGGAATTGCATTTTTGGCAGCCGCAATCGGGCAGGACAAAGATGTCATTCAACAAATTTATGGGAATGAGAGATTTTTGGATATTTCGGATCTGAATGAGTTCCCGGCCAAGTTGGTTCGAATTATTGCACGGTATTTGTAA
- a CDS encoding class I SAM-dependent methyltransferase — MIHMIQEKLLFLYKFLRDPKQIGSLTPSSMFLAKKMLEPVNWNRVEHIAELGAGTGAITKYIEAANMKNAKVLLFEKDTFLRNKLAQRFPAYTGYADACVLHDTLRREHIGHLDCIVSGLPFFNFPQQLRDQLMEQIVTSLKPGGLFIAFQYSLQMKNQLSSLFDIEHIHYVPLNIPPAFVYVCRNR, encoded by the coding sequence ATGATACACATGATTCAAGAGAAGCTGTTGTTTCTGTACAAATTTTTACGGGATCCAAAACAAATCGGCAGCCTTACGCCAAGCTCAATGTTTTTGGCCAAAAAAATGCTCGAACCGGTGAATTGGAATCGGGTTGAGCATATTGCTGAGTTAGGGGCGGGCACGGGGGCTATCACCAAATATATCGAAGCAGCAAATATGAAAAATGCGAAGGTCTTGCTTTTTGAAAAGGATACATTCTTGCGCAACAAATTGGCACAACGATTCCCTGCGTATACCGGTTACGCCGATGCGTGCGTGCTACATGATACACTTCGGAGAGAACACATCGGACATTTGGACTGTATTGTGAGCGGACTGCCGTTTTTCAACTTTCCGCAGCAATTGCGTGACCAGCTTATGGAACAAATCGTAACCTCACTGAAGCCGGGCGGTTTATTCATCGCCTTTCAATACTCGCTGCAGATGAAAAACCAGCTCAGCAGCCTGTTCGATATTGAGCATATTCATTACGTCCCTTTGAATATACCTCCGGCATTCGTATACGTCTGTCGAAACCGGTAA
- a CDS encoding sensor histidine kinase has product MNKKQKRKLLSTLSWKKNIRIRMFWAAFLSFSCMVALSYILTYLSLDLMFFGVIGDLIFMIVSFLFFFFLFTRPIVRYLRTLAEGLLTIAGGNLDYRLPASNEDELGEVAKSINFMAEQLQEKINRERQIENSKMELITSVSHDLRTPLTSIIGYLNLLKNDNLEDLDEHKRYINNAYNKSQQLKKLIDDLFEYTRLTSGAANLSFTKVDVNSLLEQIMNEFEPIALEKSLTVRTFLDQKPIYGYVDTEKMVRAIDNLLMNALKFSVKPGEITVRLSADEQHIYFAVENRGKPIPEEQEKLLFERFYKADPSRNDHHGSPGAGMGLSIAKNIVELHGGRIGLNHQNGHFTFFIII; this is encoded by the coding sequence TTGAATAAGAAGCAGAAACGAAAGCTCCTTTCCACTTTAAGCTGGAAAAAGAATATTCGAATCCGAATGTTCTGGGCAGCTTTTCTAAGCTTTAGCTGTATGGTGGCTTTATCATATATTCTCACGTATTTATCGCTCGATCTTATGTTTTTTGGGGTGATTGGCGATCTCATTTTTATGATCGTCTCGTTTTTGTTCTTCTTCTTCCTCTTCACGCGCCCCATTGTTCGTTATTTGCGGACACTTGCCGAAGGCCTCTTAACCATAGCGGGCGGGAATCTGGATTATCGGCTGCCAGCGTCCAATGAAGACGAGCTGGGAGAAGTCGCCAAGAGCATTAACTTTATGGCTGAGCAGCTCCAGGAAAAAATAAATCGGGAACGCCAAATCGAAAATTCGAAAATGGAACTGATTACGAGTGTTTCCCATGATCTGCGTACGCCTTTAACCAGCATCATTGGTTATTTGAATTTGTTGAAGAATGATAATCTCGAAGATCTCGATGAACATAAGCGCTATATCAACAACGCCTACAACAAATCTCAACAGCTGAAGAAGCTGATCGACGACTTGTTTGAATACACACGATTAACAAGTGGAGCGGCGAACCTTTCTTTTACGAAGGTGGATGTGAACAGTTTATTGGAGCAGATCATGAATGAATTCGAACCGATTGCGCTGGAAAAATCGCTCACGGTTCGTACGTTTCTGGATCAGAAGCCGATTTACGGTTATGTCGATACTGAAAAAATGGTCCGCGCCATCGATAACCTGTTGATGAATGCGCTCAAGTTTTCGGTAAAGCCGGGTGAAATCACGGTACGGCTGTCAGCGGATGAGCAGCATATTTATTTTGCGGTTGAAAATAGGGGGAAACCAATCCCGGAAGAGCAGGAGAAACTGCTTTTCGAACGGTTTTATAAAGCTGATCCGTCAAGAAACGACCATCACGGGTCGCCCGGTGCAGGCATGGGCCTTTCCATTGCCAAAAACATTGTCGAGCTGCATGGAGGGCGAATCGGGTTGAACCATCAAAACGGACACTTCACTTTTTTTATCATTATTT
- a CDS encoding AAA family ATPase: MHNDEYILSPARQLSDAEKELIWKKPFSHKVSEEERRICKEIKRNWNRGEMKIANILLEGDAGSGKTQLAKALSANFGLPYTKVTCFADMDKSDIIGAILPVISSERLEKMDPADQSVLQALYESDGFQSATEVMMEVLGITQEAAARKMKQLLKKASKNMEGEAVEYRFYPSEIVRAFQKGYLLEIQEPNVIRDAAVLMALNSALELDGSINLPTEIIHRHPDFIAVITTNRSYAGARPLNEALRDRVQHTEKMDLPTKEVMIDRAKAKTGYANEQVLDVLAEAIMVLDKTARANAIKGVAGMRSYFYWVDAFAAGASGIESLYHKVIYKITTDSEEIKILEEALKTHGLVEKIDEIEVGIKKNGL, from the coding sequence ATGCATAACGATGAATATATTTTGTCACCCGCGAGGCAACTGTCAGATGCAGAAAAAGAACTTATTTGGAAAAAGCCTTTCTCTCATAAGGTTAGCGAAGAAGAACGGCGCATTTGTAAAGAAATAAAGCGAAATTGGAATCGCGGGGAAATGAAAATCGCCAATATTTTGCTGGAGGGTGACGCCGGTTCCGGTAAAACTCAGCTTGCCAAAGCATTGTCCGCAAATTTCGGGCTTCCGTATACGAAAGTGACCTGTTTTGCCGATATGGATAAATCGGATATTATTGGCGCCATTTTGCCGGTTATTTCCTCCGAAAGATTAGAGAAAATGGACCCTGCGGACCAAAGCGTCTTGCAAGCACTGTATGAGAGCGATGGTTTTCAAAGCGCAACGGAAGTCATGATGGAGGTACTCGGTATTACTCAGGAGGCTGCAGCACGAAAGATGAAGCAATTATTGAAGAAGGCCTCGAAAAATATGGAGGGTGAAGCCGTTGAATATCGCTTCTACCCGTCTGAAATCGTCAGAGCTTTTCAGAAAGGATATCTTCTGGAAATTCAGGAGCCAAACGTTATTCGCGATGCCGCGGTGTTAATGGCTCTAAATTCGGCTTTGGAGCTGGACGGCAGCATCAATCTTCCAACAGAAATCATACACAGACATCCGGATTTTATTGCGGTCATTACCACAAATCGCAGTTATGCAGGGGCCAGGCCGCTAAACGAAGCATTGCGTGACAGGGTTCAGCATACGGAAAAGATGGATCTGCCTACGAAAGAAGTCATGATCGATCGTGCGAAGGCGAAAACAGGCTACGCAAATGAGCAGGTTTTAGACGTTCTAGCAGAAGCCATTATGGTCCTGGACAAAACAGCACGGGCAAATGCGATTAAAGGTGTAGCCGGCATGCGTTCCTACTTCTACTGGGTAGACGCATTTGCCGCAGGTGCTTCGGGAATTGAATCTTTGTATCACAAGGTTATTTACAAAATTACGACCGATTCAGAGGAAATAAAAATACTGGAAGAAGCGCTTAAAACGCATGGTTTGGTAGAGAAGATCGATGAAATTGAGGTCGGGATAAAAAAAAACGGATTGTAG
- a CDS encoding MFS transporter gives MAGGHTKSIVWLSFLAFFSVLNETIFNVSLPDIATHFRITPSAANWVNTSFILTFAIGTAVYGKLSDLYGSKKLLLLGLWIYGAGSLLGLFFHSWYPGVLAARMIQGAGVSAVPALILVIITRYIDRKHHGKAFGMVGSMVACGEGIAPVIGGVVTEYLHWFMLFLLPMMMLLTIPIFMRIIPDETSVKGKTDVIGASLLSGGIVAFTLFMTAYQWGYLAVCLLFFLAFGLRIRQAEQPFIEPSLLGKRTFIIGVLTGSILLGTVAGYVSMIPYMMKEVHQLPTSLIGIGVLFPGTVSVALFGIVGGALVDKLGKVFTMSAGLSMIGSSFLIVSLFPDRTPWLVSGAVVLTFGGLSLVKTVVSTFVAATLRPEESGSGMGLLNFACFLGEGIGVATVGGLLTKSWLAFPLLPTVTDAAAFHYSNLILINIAVLVLGGIGFLFLIPYRQWWEVRKTM, from the coding sequence ATGGCAGGCGGCCATACCAAATCGATCGTCTGGCTTAGCTTTCTTGCATTTTTCAGCGTTCTCAACGAGACCATTTTTAATGTATCGCTACCGGATATCGCTACCCATTTTCGTATCACGCCTTCGGCAGCGAATTGGGTAAATACCAGCTTTATACTGACGTTTGCAATTGGGACGGCAGTGTATGGGAAGCTGTCCGATTTGTATGGTTCGAAAAAACTGCTCCTGCTCGGTTTGTGGATCTACGGAGCGGGGTCCTTGCTAGGGCTGTTTTTCCATTCGTGGTATCCGGGTGTATTGGCGGCTCGAATGATACAAGGAGCAGGAGTATCTGCTGTTCCGGCGTTGATTTTGGTCATCATTACGCGATATATCGATAGGAAACACCATGGAAAAGCTTTCGGTATGGTGGGTTCGATGGTAGCTTGCGGCGAAGGAATCGCTCCTGTGATCGGAGGGGTTGTGACCGAGTATCTCCATTGGTTCATGTTGTTCCTTCTGCCGATGATGATGCTTCTGACGATTCCGATATTCATGAGAATCATTCCTGACGAAACTTCAGTAAAAGGAAAGACCGATGTCATCGGCGCCTCTTTGTTAAGTGGCGGGATTGTAGCGTTTACGCTGTTTATGACGGCATACCAGTGGGGATATCTGGCCGTGTGCTTGCTGTTTTTCTTGGCATTTGGCCTACGTATTCGACAAGCGGAACAACCTTTTATCGAACCCTCTTTGTTAGGAAAGCGAACGTTTATTATCGGTGTGCTCACGGGAAGCATACTGCTGGGAACAGTCGCCGGGTATGTATCCATGATTCCATATATGATGAAAGAGGTCCATCAACTACCGACAAGTCTGATCGGAATCGGTGTCTTGTTTCCCGGGACAGTCAGTGTCGCCCTGTTCGGAATTGTCGGTGGTGCATTGGTCGATAAGTTAGGGAAGGTATTCACAATGTCGGCAGGCTTAAGCATGATCGGCTCAAGTTTTCTGATCGTTTCATTATTCCCGGATCGAACGCCATGGCTTGTTTCTGGCGCCGTAGTTCTGACATTCGGCGGACTTTCATTAGTAAAAACCGTCGTATCCACCTTCGTTGCAGCCACACTGAGGCCCGAGGAATCCGGCTCGGGCATGGGTTTGTTGAACTTTGCCTGCTTCCTGGGCGAAGGGATTGGAGTGGCCACTGTCGGAGGTTTGCTGACAAAATCATGGCTCGCTTTCCCGCTCCTTCCGACTGTAACCGATGCTGCCGCATTTCATTACAGCAACCTGATACTGATCAATATTGCCGTTCTGGTCCTGGGAGGGATCGGTTTCCTTTTCCTTATCCCGTATCGACAATGGTGGGAAGTCCGAAAAACGATGTAA
- a CDS encoding DUF6530 family protein, with protein sequence MKIPTSLKHKPVIVSENYEQVDGRFARNSDAKGLSLGLAQWNDRGKVDISAKVWRYTGEKWSRQSEELPLHRVLDLSILICRTMEHFQEAYRYENFYDPQKPVIDRIGLQGYAMTVAICTDNDKINEDVKLFNQALSEDGELIGERLRTLSRILKEMGY encoded by the coding sequence TTGAAAATACCTACATCGTTAAAGCATAAGCCTGTTATTGTTTCAGAAAACTACGAGCAGGTTGACGGAAGATTCGCTAGAAACAGTGATGCGAAAGGCCTCTCCCTGGGATTGGCCCAGTGGAACGATCGAGGAAAAGTCGATATTTCCGCCAAAGTATGGAGATATACGGGAGAAAAATGGTCCAGACAGTCAGAGGAACTGCCGCTTCATCGCGTTTTAGATTTGTCAATCCTTATCTGTAGGACCATGGAGCATTTTCAAGAGGCTTATCGATACGAGAATTTTTATGATCCGCAGAAGCCTGTCATCGACCGAATTGGACTGCAAGGATATGCCATGACGGTGGCAATATGTACGGACAATGACAAAATAAATGAGGATGTCAAACTGTTCAACCAGGCGTTAAGCGAAGACGGAGAGTTGATCGGCGAGCGGCTGCGTACGTTATCAAGAATTTTAAAGGAAATGGGTTATTAA
- a CDS encoding GNAT family N-acetyltransferase, with product MDIFIRELRAGDNECGANIDGSFIVDSTLVLQLMGQRIGFTVKEIPPRNKSYDDEQVEEDTVEDYSNYIGNPHQIIYLALVNNQVVGQIVLKRNWNKYAYVEDIKVDKQYRGYGVGKKLIEQAKRWTKDNGMTGIMLETQSNNVRACKFYESCGFVIGGFDSYVYRGLGKDSDEIAIYWYLMLDS from the coding sequence ATGGATATTTTCATTAGGGAACTGAGGGCAGGGGACAATGAGTGTGGTGCAAACATTGATGGGAGCTTTATCGTGGACTCTACCCTTGTCTTGCAACTAATGGGACAGCGAATCGGATTTACGGTGAAGGAGATACCTCCTAGAAATAAAAGCTACGATGATGAACAGGTTGAAGAAGACACTGTTGAGGATTATTCGAACTATATCGGCAATCCCCATCAAATCATTTATTTAGCGCTCGTAAATAATCAAGTTGTGGGTCAAATTGTTTTGAAAAGAAATTGGAACAAATATGCCTATGTGGAAGATATCAAAGTTGATAAGCAATATAGAGGATACGGTGTCGGTAAAAAACTAATCGAACAGGCTAAACGTTGGACGAAGGATAACGGTATGACGGGAATCATGCTAGAGACACAAAGTAATAATGTCCGTGCATGTAAATTCTACGAAAGCTGTGGTTTTGTCATCGGAGGTTTCGATTCCTACGTCTACAGAGGTCTAGGTAAAGATAGTGATGAGATAGCAATTTATTGGTATCTCATGCTTGATTCGTAA
- a CDS encoding response regulator transcription factor → MTHKVLVVDDDPEIRDVVHIFLRNEGFHVWEAEDGLQALQILNREAVDLIILDVMMPNLDGIKACFKIREMSNIPIIMLSAKGEDIDKITGLTTGADDYVAKPFNPLELIARVKAQLRRQKLAGGGSSKSVSDSGIIEINDLIIDKNRHVVTVRSKEVSLTPLEFSILELMASHRGHVFNVEKIYQSVWKEDKFLSDNTIMVHIRNIREKIEDNPREPRYIKTVWGVGYKVE, encoded by the coding sequence TTGACTCACAAAGTGCTTGTCGTCGATGACGATCCGGAAATTCGAGATGTGGTTCATATTTTTTTGCGAAATGAAGGGTTTCATGTATGGGAGGCCGAGGACGGCTTGCAGGCCTTGCAAATTTTGAACCGTGAAGCAGTCGATCTGATCATTTTGGATGTAATGATGCCCAATCTCGACGGGATTAAAGCGTGTTTCAAAATCCGTGAAATGTCGAATATTCCGATCATTATGCTTTCCGCCAAAGGCGAGGATATCGATAAAATAACCGGGCTGACGACGGGGGCTGACGATTATGTCGCCAAGCCGTTTAATCCACTGGAACTGATCGCTCGGGTAAAGGCGCAGCTTCGCAGGCAGAAGCTGGCGGGAGGAGGTAGCAGCAAGTCCGTGTCCGACAGTGGGATTATCGAAATTAACGATCTGATCATCGATAAAAATCGCCATGTTGTGACGGTGCGCAGTAAAGAAGTATCGCTCACTCCGCTCGAGTTTTCGATTCTGGAGCTGATGGCCAGCCATCGTGGACATGTGTTTAATGTGGAAAAAATATACCAAAGCGTGTGGAAAGAGGACAAATTTTTATCCGATAACACCATCATGGTTCATATCCGCAATATTCGCGAAAAAATTGAAGACAATCCGCGAGAGCCTAGGTATATCAAAACCGTTTGGGGAGTGGGGTATAAGGTTGAATAA